The genome window GTTAAAGGCGAACCGCAGATGGAAAGGGTTGCAGAAAAAGTTATAAATATGATAGAAGATCAGGCCCACACCTCTGGACTTACAGATAGAGTAAGAAACATGCTTTCTGAACTTCTTGGTAAAGAAATAGAAGAAGTTGAAGAAGTCCCTGAGCCAGATGTAAATGAATAAACAGGGGTGATTATTATCTTAACAAACAATAATGACAATTTAAGGGCAGATGGAAGAGTATTCAATGAATTAAGGCCATTAAAAATAGAAGCAGGTGTTTTAGAAAAAGCAGATGGATCTGCATATCTTGAGATAGGAGGCAATAAAATTCTTGCTGCTGTTTATGGTCCAAGGGAATTACATGTAAGACGTATAATGAGGCCGGACATGGCAGTCATAAGGTGTAGGTACAATATGGCACCATTTTCGGTGGGAGAAAGAAAGAGGCCAGGACCAGACAGGAGATCTGTTGAGATATCTAAAATAACTGCAGACGCTTTAAGACCTGCTATATTTTTAGAAAAATTCCCAAGATCAACAATTGATGTATTTATAGAAATCCTCGAAGCTGAAGGTGGTACAAGATGTGCAGGAATAACTGCTGCTTCAGTAGCTCTAGCAGATGCAGGAATACCAATGAAAGATTTAGTTGCTTCCTGTGCAGCTGGAAAGGCTAATGGTAATGTAATACTGGATCTCTCCGAAGATGAGGATAAAGAAGGTGAAGCTGATTTACCTATTGCTATTATGCCAAGATCTGGTGAGATAAGCCTTCTCCAGATGGATGGGCATATGACACCAGATGAATTTGATAAAGCAGTAGATCTTGCAATTGAAGGATGCAAACAAATCAGTGAAGCACAGAAGAATGCCATTAAAGATAGGTATGGTGAAGAAAATGGTTAATATAGTTCCTGAAATTACAAGAAAAAGTATAGTAGAACTTATCGAAAATAAGGAACGTGCAGACGGCAGATCAATAGATGAATACAGGGACATATCTGTTGAAGTTGGAGTAATTGAAAAAGCTGAAGGATCTGCAAGGGTCAAAATAGGTAACACTCAATTAGTAGTAGGGATAAAACCTCAACTTGGTGATCCTTTTTCTGATACACCAAATGTAGGAGTACTCATGACCAATTCTGAACTGTTACCAATGGCATCACCATCCTTTGAACCAGGCCCACCTGATGAAAGATCTGTAGAACTTGCAAGGGTTACAGACCGCTGTTTAAGAGAAGGTAAAATTTTAGACCTTGAAAAATTGTGCATAATCGAAGGTGAAAAAGTATGGATGATATTTGTAGATATCCATGTTTTAGATTATGATGGTAATTTAATGGACGCTGCAGTTTTAGGAAGTGTTGCTGCACGTACAAGTGCAAAGATACCAAATGCAACCGTTGAAGATGATAAAATTGTCTTAGATGAAGAAAATCCTGTTGCATTACCTATAAAAGAAAAACCTTTAATGTGTACATTTGCAAAGATAAATGGTGAACTGATTAATGATCCCTCACTTGAGGAAGAAAATGTCATGGATGCCAGAATATCCATTGGAGTAAGGGAAGATGGCAGTATTTGCGCAATGCAAAAAGGTGGGGAAATGCCTCTAACAAAAGAAGAAATAATCAGTGCCGTTAACAGAACTATTGAAAAAACAAAAGAACTTAGAGAATATTTACCATAAATTACTAAAAATTTACAAGGTGATTAATATGACAAGAACAAAAAAAGTAGGAGTAACTGGAAGGTTTGGCGCAAGATACGGAAGAAAAGCCAAAAGGACAGTTAAAAGTATAGAAGAAAAAATGAAAAAGGACCATACATGTCCTAAATGTGATAGAATTGGTGTTAAAAGAGTGAGCACAGGCATATGGAAATGTAAAAAATGCGGAACTGTATTTACAGGAGGAGCATACATTCCACAAACTCCAATGGCTAAAACAGCTACAAGAAACATCAAAAGGATAGTTGGAGAAGGAAGTTAATCTCTTCCTGAACCCAAATTATTGAAATTTTTTGGAGTTAGTAAAAAATTCATTTTTTTACACACTAAATATTAGAAATATTTGGAGTTATCAAAATCTAAGATTTTGATACGACAAAAATTTCTGAAAGAAATTTTTGGAGGTTTATACTTTGTACAAATGTGCAAAATGCGGAACTTTAGTTGATCTTAAAGGGTATACTGAAGCAAAATGTCCAAAATGCAGGTACAGAATTCTTTTTAAGGAAATTCCACCAGTTAAAAAAGATGTAACTGCAAGATAAATTTATAAAGGTATTAAATGCTGATAACAACATCACGGAAACCATCAAGTAGGACCAGGTCATTTTGTCAGGACCTGAGTCATGTTCTAAACGCGAAATATGTAAATAGGGGCAAAATGAGCTTCCGAGATGTCTTACTTAAATCAGCGGCGCTCGGATTTCATGAAACAGCAGTAGTTTCTCAAATAAAAGGAAATCCCAGTAAAATTGAAATATATAATGAAAACAGTGAATTGCTGTTATTTTTAAAGATAACAGTATCCCTTTTAAATTTAAAAGGTAAAATAAACTCGGATGCCCTAAGCATTAGATGTGAAATAGAAGAGCTTAAAAATCCCATCAGCGATATCCTGAAGATTCCCTATGGAAATTCAAACAAGAATTTAATCTGGGTCAAAAAAGGAGAAGGGGAAAATAAAGCTATAATAGAATTTTATGATAAAGAAGGTTCAGTTAGAGACCCTCGAATTTACGTTAAAAACTGGAGATTTAAATGAATATTCCAGAACACGTTAAAGCCGAATTTAAAATTAAATTTAATAGTTTAGATGAAGCAAAGTTGGTTTTAAAATCAATTGAACCCGAAATTCAAACTGCACCATCTGAAAGGACTTCAGTTGAAATAAGTTTAGATGGAAAAACTTTAAAATTAATAATTGATGCTGAAGATACTCCATCTCTTCGAGCATCTGTTAATTCATATTTTAGATGGATAACACTATCTCATGAAATTAATTCGTTATAATACAGAATAGATAGTAACTATAATAAAAATAGAGGTGATTTGAATGGAACTTCCTCAAAATGTACAACACCAATTAGCCCAATTCCAGCAGGTACAGCAGCAAGCTCAGGCAATTTCAATGCAAAAACAAAGTGTCGATTTACAGTTAAAAGAAACTAAAAAAGCTGTCGAAGAATTGAACAAAGTAGAAGAAAATGCTGATGTTTACAAAACCGCCGGAACCCTACTTATCAAAGTTAAAAAAGAAGATATGACTAAAGAACTTGAAGATAAAATAGAAACCTTAGAGCTTCGTGAAAAAACTGTCCAGAGACAGGAAGAAAGAATCATGAAAAGGCTCCAGGAAATGCAGTCTTCTATTCAAGAAGCTATGAAAGGAAGCGGAATACAATAAAAAGGTCAGTTAATTAAAATTAACGACCTAAATACTAATTTTTGGCTTATTTATAATTTTACTAATTTATCTCGTGCATATATCCAAAAGCACGTTTATGCATCATTTTTCTTTTTTTTATTTTAAATTATTACAATATAATTTCTTATGTTATACATTTTAATGAGGCTTTTTTCATTTATTTATTAAATTATCCTTGCTTTTTTTTATTAAGTTTTAATAACTTTTATATATAATAATTAATTATTAACTATTATTTAAGTATTCTATTACTTATTAAAAAATAAAATTAAGTATAAAAGGAGGTTATGACAATATTAAATCGAAATAAAATACCATTAATTCTTTTATTAATTAATCTTTTTGCTATTTTAGTTACTATATCCAACGTTAGTGCAGATTCAACTGTTTATGTTAATGCAACCGTAGGATCTGACTTTAATCCAGGTACAAGTGATTTACCCTATCTTACAATAGATAAAGGGATAAGCAGCGTTGATGAAAATGGAACAGTGCAAATTGCAGACGGAATTTACAGTGGTGACGGGAATACAAATCTTACAATCAGTAAAAACATGACTATTACTGGTCAAAGTCAGGATAAAACTATCATAAATGGAACAGGCACTAACTGGATATTTAATGTTAGCAATGATGTTAATTTTACTATCCAAAATTTGACAATAATCAATGGGACATCTTACAACGGTGGTGCAATTGACAACCAGGGTACTTTAAATGCAGAAAATTGTACCTTCGACAGTAATAATGCTGTTAATTACGGCGGTGCTATATACAATAGAGGCACTATCAATTTAAATGATTGTATTTTCACAGGTAATGCTGCATATGAGGGCAGTGCTGTATACAATGATCAGGGCAGTAGTACTTTGAGTAGCTGTATTTTAACAGGCAACACAGCTGATGCTGCGGGTGCTATCTACAGCTACAGAAGCAGTACTAATATAACTTCCAGTACATTTAACAACAATACTGCAACTTATGGTGGTGCTATCTACAATACTGAGGGTTCATGCACCTTACATTTTAACCATATTGTCGGGAACACTGCAGATTATGGTAACGATATTTACTGTGGTAGCGGCAGTAAATTAAATGCAGAGTATAACTGGTGGGGTTCTAACGATGACCCATCTGTAAAAGTTATTGGGGCTAAAGTTTCAAAATGGTTAGTTTTAACTGTAAATTCAATTTCAACCCTTATTAAAGGTAATGAAGTGTCAAATATAATTGCAGACTTATTACATGATAATACAGGTATTTACCAGGATCCTGCAAGCGGCCATATTCCAGATGGAATAAATATAGTATTTGGCACAACTTTAGGAACTATAGACAATCCAGTATCCCTAGTTAATGGAACTGCACAATCAACTTTAAAAGCTGGATCAACAAGTGGTGTTGCCACTGTTTCAGCTGCAGCAGATAGTCAAACATCTTATACATTAGTTAATGTAGATGCAACCTCACCAACTGTAACAATTATTGATCCTTCAAATAACACCAAAACAAACATTACTCCCCAAGTAATTACTGTTACTTTCAGTGAACCAATACAGGCAGGCAGTGCTTATGATGGCATATCAGTTACAGGCCCATCAGGAACTTTTCCAATAACTAAAAATATCATTGGAAGTACTTTAACCTTAACTTTAGATTCAAGCTGTATTGACGGAAATTATAGCATAAATATTCCAATAAATGCATTAAAAGATTTAGCAGGTAATAGTTTAGCATCTGTTTTTACTTCAACTTTTAATCTGGATACAATGGCACCTAAAGCCAATGCTAGCATTAAAACTGGGTCATACAACGTTACTAAGACAATTACTTTAAATATGAACGAATCAGGAACTATTTATTACACTACAAATGGAACTACACCAACTACTACAAGCAAAATCTATACAGCACCGCTTATAATAAAATCTACAACCACTTTGAAGTTTATGGCCGTTGATAAAGCTGGAAATAAATCTCCAGTTTATACTGAAAAGTACACTATTGATAAAACAGCACCTAAAGTGACTTTAACCACTCCTAAAAACGGTGCTACAGGTGTTTCAAGGACAGCTACCATCACTATCAAATTCAGTGAAAACATCAAATCAAGCCTTAACTGGTCAAAAATATACATTAAAAACATGAATACAGGGCAAATAGTTTTTATCAGTAAATCAATAAGCGGTAACAAACTTTCTATTAAAATGACCTATAAAAGATACCCTTCTAAATGGTATCAGGTTTACATTCCAGCTAAAGCAGTAAAAGACAGTGCAGGTAATAATTTAGCTGCAGGCTATATATTTAAGTTTAAAACTGGAAAATACTAAAAAATTTTTCCTTTCTTTTTTAATTCTTTGATAATAAATTTTAAAATAGAAACCACCGTATTAAGTAAATTAAAATAAAAATTGATTTTTAAACTTATTTTAATATTTTAATTTCGAATAAATGTGCAAAAGCATATTTATACTTTGTTTAACACATTTGAATATATATCAAAATAGCAAAACTTACTGTTAAATTAAACCCTGCAAAAATTTAAAAAAAATGGCGTTTGTGAATTCAAAATCTTCGATTTTTGAGTGTAAAAACAATAAAAAGTGTAGATTAAAATGGGTAAATTGAAAAAATTAACTGATGAAGACCTCGATAAAATCTCAGAAATTGCTGTATCATCAGCACAAGATTTTGTTCTATCTAAAGTCTCTAAAAAAGAGATTAATGATATCGATATCGATGTAGAGATTAACTATGAAGACGTACTGGATATAAATATTACCGTTAACCTTTTATTTGATGAACTTTCTGCTGCAGATACAAAAGTTGCAGATGAAGCAGCCGATCATGCTCTTTTAGAGATTGAAAAGTTTTTAGATAAAATATAATTTAATTTTCTATTCTTTTAGTTTTTCAAATTAAATGTCCAGATCTTGTTTTAAAAAACATAGAAATTATTAAATACCAAAAAAACTAATTTTATAATAGTAATAAAAAAAGTAAAAATAGTATTAAAATTAATAAATTAGCTTAATGTTTACCAAGCCCCTCCTTAAAACTCCATCAAGTTTAGGGATCTAAATACCATTAGATCCCTAAACGGAGTTGTTAAAAATTATAGGGCATCTAAATAAAAAATATTTTCGCTCGAATGTATAGATGCCCCCTTAATTTTTTAAAACAAATTTTAATTTTACATTATATCTTTATTTAAATAAGTAGCCATCATAATACTAATTCTATTTTCAATTAACTAAAGTACATAAACAAATAATTATTTACATGACTCCATGCATGAGCAAATTCAAATAAAAGTTAATGGATCGTATAAAGTTTACTGCACATAAACAATTCTTACTTAAATAATTAGAATATACAGAGTTTATATAGAAATATAGATTTATTTTAAAAACACTAAACAAGTAAACCTAATTCTAAATAATAGATTAAATAAAATCTTAGACTTAAACAATTAGAATATACAGAGTTTATATAGAAATATAGATTTATTTTATAACACTAAACAGTTAAAAAACCTAATTCTAAATAATAGATTAAATAAAATCTTAGACCTATAATCAGAGTATACAACTTTATATAAAAATGAGGATTAGTTTAACATTAAACAAGTAAACCTAATTCTAAATAAAAATTAATGGATTGAATATTATATGATAATACCAGTTTTAGATCTTAAAAATGGAATCGCAGTATCTGGAAAGTCAGGTAAAAGAGAAACATATAAACCACTTAAAACAGTGTTCCATGAATCAGCTTCCCCTGAGGAAATTGCAAAATCTTTAAGGGATGCAGGTGCAGTTAGAATATATATAGCCGATTTAGACTCAATAGAAAACAGAGAATCTAACTTCGATATTGCCCGAAAAGTAAACAAGTATATTCCTGTGATGCTTGACTGCGGCGCGAAAAATGTTTCTGATGTTGGAAAAGCGCTTGAAGTAGCTGACAAAGTGATTATTGCAACAGAAACCCTGGAAAATATGGATGAATTAAACAGTATTTTTGATAA of Methanobacterium bryantii contains these proteins:
- the rrp41 gene encoding exosome complex exonuclease Rrp41, producing MIIILTNNNDNLRADGRVFNELRPLKIEAGVLEKADGSAYLEIGGNKILAAVYGPRELHVRRIMRPDMAVIRCRYNMAPFSVGERKRPGPDRRSVEISKITADALRPAIFLEKFPRSTIDVFIEILEAEGGTRCAGITAASVALADAGIPMKDLVASCAAGKANGNVILDLSEDEDKEGEADLPIAIMPRSGEISLLQMDGHMTPDEFDKAVDLAIEGCKQISEAQKNAIKDRYGEENG
- the rrp42 gene encoding exosome complex protein Rrp42 — its product is MVNIVPEITRKSIVELIENKERADGRSIDEYRDISVEVGVIEKAEGSARVKIGNTQLVVGIKPQLGDPFSDTPNVGVLMTNSELLPMASPSFEPGPPDERSVELARVTDRCLREGKILDLEKLCIIEGEKVWMIFVDIHVLDYDGNLMDAAVLGSVAARTSAKIPNATVEDDKIVLDEENPVALPIKEKPLMCTFAKINGELINDPSLEEENVMDARISIGVREDGSICAMQKGGEMPLTKEEIISAVNRTIEKTKELREYLP
- the rpl37A gene encoding 50S ribosomal protein L37Ae; the encoded protein is MTRTKKVGVTGRFGARYGRKAKRTVKSIEEKMKKDHTCPKCDRIGVKRVSTGIWKCKKCGTVFTGGAYIPQTPMAKTATRNIKRIVGEGS
- a CDS encoding DNA-directed RNA polymerase subunit P; translation: MYKCAKCGTLVDLKGYTEAKCPKCRYRILFKEIPPVKKDVTAR
- a CDS encoding Brix domain-containing protein, with the protein product MLITTSRKPSSRTRSFCQDLSHVLNAKYVNRGKMSFRDVLLKSAALGFHETAVVSQIKGNPSKIEIYNENSELLLFLKITVSLLNLKGKINSDALSIRCEIEELKNPISDILKIPYGNSNKNLIWVKKGEGENKAIIEFYDKEGSVRDPRIYVKNWRFK
- a CDS encoding KEOPS complex subunit Pcc1, giving the protein MNIPEHVKAEFKIKFNSLDEAKLVLKSIEPEIQTAPSERTSVEISLDGKTLKLIIDAEDTPSLRASVNSYFRWITLSHEINSL
- a CDS encoding prefoldin subunit beta, with translation MELPQNVQHQLAQFQQVQQQAQAISMQKQSVDLQLKETKKAVEELNKVEENADVYKTAGTLLIKVKKEDMTKELEDKIETLELREKTVQRQEERIMKRLQEMQSSIQEAMKGSGIQ
- a CDS encoding Ig-like domain-containing protein → MTILNRNKIPLILLLINLFAILVTISNVSADSTVYVNATVGSDFNPGTSDLPYLTIDKGISSVDENGTVQIADGIYSGDGNTNLTISKNMTITGQSQDKTIINGTGTNWIFNVSNDVNFTIQNLTIINGTSYNGGAIDNQGTLNAENCTFDSNNAVNYGGAIYNRGTINLNDCIFTGNAAYEGSAVYNDQGSSTLSSCILTGNTADAAGAIYSYRSSTNITSSTFNNNTATYGGAIYNTEGSCTLHFNHIVGNTADYGNDIYCGSGSKLNAEYNWWGSNDDPSVKVIGAKVSKWLVLTVNSISTLIKGNEVSNIIADLLHDNTGIYQDPASGHIPDGINIVFGTTLGTIDNPVSLVNGTAQSTLKAGSTSGVATVSAAADSQTSYTLVNVDATSPTVTIIDPSNNTKTNITPQVITVTFSEPIQAGSAYDGISVTGPSGTFPITKNIIGSTLTLTLDSSCIDGNYSINIPINALKDLAGNSLASVFTSTFNLDTMAPKANASIKTGSYNVTKTITLNMNESGTIYYTTNGTTPTTTSKIYTAPLIIKSTTTLKFMAVDKAGNKSPVYTEKYTIDKTAPKVTLTTPKNGATGVSRTATITIKFSENIKSSLNWSKIYIKNMNTGQIVFISKSISGNKLSIKMTYKRYPSKWYQVYIPAKAVKDSAGNNLAAGYIFKFKTGKY
- a CDS encoding DUF3194 domain-containing protein, with product MGKLKKLTDEDLDKISEIAVSSAQDFVLSKVSKKEINDIDIDVEINYEDVLDINITVNLLFDELSAADTKVADEAADHALLEIEKFLDKI
- a CDS encoding HisA/HisF family protein; the protein is MIIPVLDLKNGIAVSGKSGKRETYKPLKTVFHESASPEEIAKSLRDAGAVRIYIADLDSIENRESNFDIARKVNKYIPVMLDCGAKNVSDVGKALEVADKVIIATETLENMDELNSIFDKFDKNRLIISIDIKDGKIFSKYLNIDINYFIRKIEELNPQEVILLDISQVGTEKGVNEELIKKFLKLPLIIGGGITSTDINKLEKLGINKFLVGSALHKGKLALKI